From the genome of bacterium:
ATCGTGGATAATGAGATGCAACACTTCGCGATGCTCGGCCCAGAACCGGAGGTCGCGTTCCATGTGATCCAGCCATGTCTTTTGGACGCTTTGCTCATCCTTCAGTTCCCCGGGCTCCAATTCGTGGCAGCACTCCTCGACCGACCTCTGCAACACCGCTGCGTAGAGCTCATCCTTGCTGTTGAAGTAGTAGTTCAGCATCGCCTGATTGATTTGGGCTCGTTCGGCGATGGCCTGCATACGTGCACCAGCCTTGCCATTGGCTGAGAACTCAGCGAAGGCGGCATCAAGGATTCGTTGTCTGGTGTC
Proteins encoded in this window:
- a CDS encoding TetR/AcrR family transcriptional regulator, producing MADDTRQRILDAAFAEFSANGKAGARMQAIAERAQINQAMLNYYFNSKDELYAAVLQRSVEECCHELEPGELKDEQSVQKTWLDHMERDLRFWAEHREVLHLIIHDLLVGGEGMKMAIRQWLESPQSREISEQVSSGRVFREQDARQLVLHFLSLTVLNFLLVPVVNDIWPRREDEPDWLEARIESVKDLIQHGLFVK